A genomic region of Sander vitreus isolate 19-12246 chromosome 11, sanVit1, whole genome shotgun sequence contains the following coding sequences:
- the cdca7a gene encoding cell division cycle-associated protein 7a: MPFTRSKKLAAQAPSTRMSLRSFRTIPLVPMETSSSSSDDSCDSFGSDGGFANTRNSLRQTRQRMAEKPKMFKASSEEDTCSGFEESEINSQMKAMKVDSEPPRRGRRSTVLKVAMTFPTKKTGKKRPASEPFPQIKVEDSDSEEEENFMHKRALNIKENKEMLQKLMAELNKVPGLFPRRMAMSASTTPRQAPQRAMGTPRALRRNPVRLSRPHTRSRSLVDGPPSPTPEEEPEDKFSLVRKSRYSEDYDEPPRRRFFNGTKAIPHVVRPVDDITEAELQSICHNVREKVYNSSTGSTCHQCRQKTIDTKTNCRNPECVGVRGQFCGPCLRNRYGEEVRDALLNPEWQCPPCRGICNCSFCRARDGRCATGVLVYLAKYHGFDNVHSYLKSLKKEMEEISE; encoded by the exons atgccaTTCACCCGCTCCAAG AAACTGGCAGCACAGGCTCCATCTACCAGGATGAGTTTAAGGAGCTTCCGCACCATCCCTCTGGTTCCCATGGaaacttcctcctcttcctctgatgATAGCTGTGATAGCTTTGGCTCTGATGGAGGCTTTGCAAATACG AGGAACAGCTTAAGACAGACGAGGCAGAGGATGGCAGAGAAACCAAAGATGTTTAAGGCTTCATCAGAGGAGGATACATGCAGCGGGTTTGAGGAGAGTGAGATCAACAGTCAGATGAAAGCCATG AAAGTAGACTCTGAACCTCCGAGACGTGGCCGCAGGTCCACCGTCCTGAAGGTTGCCATGACATTCCCTACCAAGAAGACAGGCAAGAAGAGGCCTGCATCCGAACCATTCCCTCAAATTAAAGTAGAAGACTCCGActctgaggaagaggagaactTCATGCACAAGAGAGCCCTGAATATTAAGGAGAACAAAGAAATG ctgcAAAAGCTCATGGCAGAGCTGAACAAAGTACCCGGACTCTTCCCAAGACGGATGGCAATGTCTGCATCCACTACG CCTCGACAAGCACCTCAGCGTGCAATGGGAACTCCAAGAGCTCTTAGGAGAAACCCAGTGCGTTTGTCTCGTCCCCACACACGGTCCCGCTCACTGGTGGACGGACCCCCCAGCCCAACTCCAGAGGAAGAGCCCGAGGACAAGTTTAGTCTGGTTCGCAAAAGCCGCTACAGTGAGGACTATGATGAGCCT CCCCGTCGCCGTTTCTTCAATGGTACCAAGGCCATCCCTCATGTAGTGCGGCCTGTGGATGACATCACGGAGGCGGAGCTGCAGAGCATCTGCCACAATGTGCGGGAAAAAGTCTacaacagctccact GGGTCCACTTGCCACCAGTGCCGCCAGAAAACAATTGACACCAAAACCAACTGCCGTAATCCAGAGTGTGTGGGGGTGAGGGGCCAGTTCTGCGGCCCCTGTCTCCGTAACCGCTATGGAGAGGAGGTCCGTGATGCTCTACTGAATCCA GAGTGGCAGTGCCCGCCATGCAGAGGGATCTGTAACTGCAGCTTCTGTCGGGCCCGAGACGGTCGCTGTGCTACAGGAGTGTTGGTGTACCTGGCTAAATATCATGGATTTGATAATGTGCACTCCTACCTTAAAAG CTTGAAAAAGGAGATGGAAGAAATCAGCGAGTGA